A window of Metopolophium dirhodum isolate CAU chromosome 6, ASM1992520v1, whole genome shotgun sequence genomic DNA:
attttatttttttagtattagtattggaaataaaaaataattgtcttttaaagtttttaatttaatttttggtcgTTATTGGTAAGTATTTATGAATCCGGAATAATTGGGaagtgtttattaaattatttaatataagattttttaattgcttataatattatgtattattaattacttatagaCTACCTATAATCACTTCAATGAAAAGTGTACATACCTACCGACTTTTTTAAAAGGTTGGTTGAAcactataaagaaatatttatcgTAATTTGTAGGTATGGAAATATGACATTCTTCCTACATTTGAGTATTTgtcatatattcataatttattagatatctATCCATAATAAATTCTCTGGTTCGGCGCTTGACTTAGTTGCACGTTCAAAACTTTAACAATTCAAttcgtacacaatataatatagacttttCTAGCCCATCGTCGtatttgtataggtagtatACCCCATTACCGTTATTGCCAAAACACTATTATGTCTTTATATAGACGTAACTGgcattaaaagttaaatatttataacatacaatatCGATTTTTCTGCCATTAGTAATACTGACCATGTTACAATGTTATAACACTATCAACCCGAGAgggatttataataggtatccaTATTGCTATTAGGTTTGAAATCGAatgaaaaccataaaaataaaataacaatttgaaacatttaaaatagatccaaaatataatttacatcgGGAGTGGcggtttgtataaaatatttgatcagATTGTCTATGTATACCTGTAATACTATaccttataattttagaaattcaaacatattttttttatcaagaccCCTACCTGGACCCCCTTCCCAATGCTTTGtagaacacataatatattctatttgtattttctatagtatatatgtataacaataatttcattataacgAATTTCATGGTCCCCGCAAGAACCGTTATTCTGTATGCGGTTTACACGCGCACTCGATAGTTCTCACCGGCTCACCGCATCAAAATATTCGATAAAAGGAGTTGCATGTTATGGCCAAGACGAGCCTTATTtacaatcattaaaataaatttatctgttaaatatataaatacacacatatatatgtatgtttatataataatactaataattatttgataacgACTGGTTGACTAAAATGTTCTATTataacatgaaatataatataccacgaatcaaaatgttattttacttgCAATCAGTGGTGTGCCTAAATGGGGGGGGGAGTGAGGGGTTATATCCCCACCCTTCCAATTATATCCCTTTATTTGTGTCTTTGGTACTACCCCCACAAtgcatttaaatgtattattacttatgaaATCCCCCCCATTGGAATTTCCTGGGCCACTGCTTGCAATcaactgtataataaataataattatctaataaccgtttatttttaatattgataaatttaatatgaattttagttaatatatatttttttttagttttgaaaattttcttaTGAGAGTGGTGCCTAATCAAAATAGagttaatcaaataattaatttataaattataatacataatataacaacttttatggtaaattattttataatattataaacctatatatagacatatagtacaGTAAACTGTATATTAAACATGTTcagatatatacaaatatacaatgatataaatacTGTAAACCAATTGAagtttatcaaaacaaaaatttgctACACTTCGATAAAACCTATtttgtataagttattaaattgattaatgtAAACTAAAATTTCAGGTGCTAAGGTTATTGTGGCGTGCCGGGACGTTAAAAAAGCGGAACAAGCTGTGACGGAAATAGTGGCGGACGTAAAAGGCGATAATCTAGGACAACTGGTCGTAGAGGAATTGGATTTGGCGTCTTTTGCTTCAATTAAACGCTGTGCAAAAAGCATTTTgcaaaaagaaaaacatattcaTCTGTTAGTGAACAATGCCGGTCAGTGTGTTTGTGAGAATAGCTTTATAAGGGCCCATTGTAACGTACGATATTGTAGGGGTAATGGCGTGCCCAAAGGGTAAAACCCAAGACGGTTTTGAAACCCAATTTGGAGTGAATCACTTGGGACACTTTCTATTCACATCGCTACTACTGCCAAGAATCCGAAATTCAACGCCAGCTCGCATCGTTAACGTTTCATCGATGGCTCACACAAGTTAGTTTCTACgactgataaaaatattgacataGATACCTACTGAAtgattatttaagtattaaacgctcaaaatattaatgtttttgaaaaaaaaatagtttacataatttgaagtcattataaaataatatttttgaaaacattaatacGTTTCGAGATAATAAGTGCTCACTGTTAAAATTATCactctgtgtataatatatatatatatatatgtatattatgtatctattataatataatatgtataataatatagcttatataagtaatttaatacataaattatctaaattattattattttttctttatgtaGGAGGTGTGATTAATTTTGATGACATAAACTCCGATACAAATTACTCGGCCATGGTAGCTTACGGTCAAAGTAAACTTGCCAATGTGCTGTTTTCTAAGGAACTGGCACAAAGGCTTGAAGGTAAAATGCATACAACTATTAGATTTATATCCCGGACAAACAATagacgcaataataatattactaaataatattaataataatattactcacaCGCATTTAGGTTCCGGAGTACACGTGTACAGTCTACATCCTGGCCTCGTACTCACTGAATTAGGAAGAACGATCGACCAAGTGTACTTTCCGGGAATGCGATACCTGGCTCGTTTCTTTCTCTATCCGTGGATGAAGACTCCGGAACAAGGAGCTCAGACTACTTTGCATTGTTCGATAGATGAAAAAGCTGGAGAAGAAAACGGTCTCTATTACAGGTTTGATATTTGTGTGATACTCTGCAGATTAGACTCTGcttatcaatacatttaaaaatgacatATATTCTGTTACTTTTTAGTGATTGTAAGGTAAAAGAACCGTCGGCGTTAGCCAAAAACCCAGAATTGGCCAAAAAACTTTGGGAAAAAAGTATAGAGATGGTAGGTCTGAAGGATTACGACATGTTCAATTGCGATGACACGCTGCCCGAACCCCTAAAAGACGTCTGaacaaatatttctaatttttattaatctatattatatttaattttacatcatttttattttatttatacttcgaagtttatatacgtcatatattatgagcatgtatttgcatttttataataaattaatttttcaactccaaaattttgaatatttatataatttatatatataagttttacAATGCacctatttttcaattatactttattttgtcTAATAGCATCTATTggaatactaataaataataatgcttcAATCTTCAACTTTGAGGGTAGTTTTGGTTGCCATTTAGATCTAGTGGTGGGGTAGAAGTAAAATATTTccagttattttcaaaataatcgatGAAACAAAAAATTAGGTTAATACAGGAAATATTACACAAAACTTGGTTATGTCAatgtcaattttgttttttttgttctaattaaaaaatgaataactgtaaagactcgaatttaaaatgttcaccaaaCATTTGTAATAGCAATTTCTATACATGAATAATGCGTTATTTACTATACACCTTCATAGttccaaaatgtttatattttatattcattttaagctccacaaaatattactatttatgtaTTTCGTAATAGTGACTTCAATATTGCAACAGCATATTGGACATTCTAcctcaaaatcatatttatgaactataatataattaatatttaggtcGTATAGAAACTTTATTTACTTGGTGATCTAAGTCGAATAATTCcttcaaaatgatttattagaacattatgatttatgacatttttatatttttaattattaaatattcaacagATTGCCTATACTTAACCcctattaataaacattaaactaaGAATAAAATTCTGTAGCCCATAAGGCCTTAATACTAACTCTTATGTTGAATTAGGTTGTGTGTATTAAACcgaaatatatttacatgtgtATAACATGAATTTatataactgtttatttttagaatacgtaatattataaacgatcttgatctagaaaaaaaaattacaggaaaatcacattattatttatgagttatgactgttTGATGTTTTTCCACATATATTCAGCCGTATTTTCACTATatcttctaaaataaaaattgatattttgttgtgattcaaaaataaaaaaccattgttacttcaatttgtacaaaatgtttattgtatcattttctatacataatataattttaaaaattattttattttttttttgagctat
This region includes:
- the LOC132947217 gene encoding retinol dehydrogenase 12-like codes for the protein MFSGKCTSAARLDGKTAIVTGSNTGIGKVTAKEFYRIGAKVIVACRDVKKAEQAVTEIVADVKGDNLGQLVVEELDLASFASIKRCAKSILQKEKHIHLLVNNAGVMACPKGKTQDGFETQFGVNHLGHFLFTSLLLPRIRNSTPARIVNVSSMAHTRGVINFDDINSDTNYSAMVAYGQSKLANVLFSKELAQRLEGSGVHVYSLHPGLVLTELGRTIDQVYFPGMRYLARFFLYPWMKTPEQGAQTTLHCSIDEKAGEENGLYYSDCKVKEPSALAKNPELAKKLWEKSIEMVGLKDYDMFNCDDTLPEPLKDV